Proteins co-encoded in one Mycobacteriales bacterium genomic window:
- a CDS encoding O-antigen ligase family protein, translated as MALNVSDSRLPESGLVALVVLAAAAPAAVVTVAQYGRLDLTHAVRLHHLDVPLAFAAVLALTRARRRRTVAAWLAVALGGLAVAAWAAHPTWHGAEVLARAGLGALLVGAAARAGWAWPARAAFAGLGVVELAWAAVQTVQRPPGPDALPGATGARGTFLARNNLAGAAVVLGWWLLAYGVRRRSRAHLAAGAVCLAPVGFTFSRSALLGLLLAGAVVAAAAVRDPRRWLPCALAVLLGFGVTATLRADGWLTRARDVTGGVTPDAVSNGRAAGSRTALDLVRDHPLLGVGPGRYVVALETEDPGGPADRLPVHSVPLLVAAEAGLPAAALLVALLVLLAVRSARAGPLALAAFLAYLPFVLLDAFPLTDAQGLVTTALWLGLLRLLAAEERA; from the coding sequence GTGGCGCTCAACGTGAGCGACTCGCGGCTGCCGGAGAGCGGGCTGGTCGCGCTCGTCGTACTGGCCGCGGCGGCGCCGGCGGCGGTCGTGACGGTCGCGCAGTACGGGCGGCTGGACCTCACGCACGCGGTCCGGCTGCACCACCTGGACGTGCCGCTGGCGTTCGCGGCGGTGCTCGCGCTGACCCGGGCGCGGCGGCGGCGCACGGTCGCCGCGTGGCTCGCGGTCGCGCTCGGCGGTCTGGCGGTCGCGGCGTGGGCCGCGCACCCGACCTGGCACGGCGCCGAGGTGCTGGCGCGCGCGGGGCTGGGCGCACTGCTGGTGGGCGCGGCGGCGCGGGCGGGGTGGGCGTGGCCGGCGCGGGCGGCGTTCGCCGGGCTGGGCGTGGTGGAGCTGGCCTGGGCGGCGGTGCAGACGGTGCAACGCCCGCCCGGCCCGGACGCGCTGCCCGGCGCGACCGGCGCGCGGGGGACGTTCCTGGCGCGCAACAACCTGGCCGGTGCCGCCGTCGTGCTCGGCTGGTGGCTGCTCGCGTACGGCGTCCGGCGCCGGTCCCGCGCGCACCTCGCGGCGGGTGCCGTCTGCCTGGCGCCGGTGGGGTTCACGTTCTCCCGGAGCGCGCTGCTCGGCCTGCTGCTGGCCGGGGCGGTCGTCGCGGCGGCCGCGGTGCGCGACCCGCGCCGGTGGCTGCCGTGCGCGCTGGCGGTGCTGCTCGGGTTCGGCGTCACCGCGACGTTGCGCGCCGACGGCTGGCTGACGCGGGCGCGCGACGTCACCGGCGGCGTGACGCCGGACGCCGTCTCCAACGGCCGCGCCGCCGGGTCGCGCACCGCGCTGGACCTGGTGCGCGACCACCCGCTGCTCGGGGTCGGGCCCGGCCGGTACGTCGTCGCGCTGGAGACCGAGGACCCCGGCGGCCCGGCGGACCGGCTGCCGGTGCACTCGGTGCCGTTGCTGGTCGCCGCCGAGGCGGGGCTGCCGGCGGCGGCGCTGCTGGTCGCGCTGCTCGTGCTGCTCGCCGTCCGCTCGGCGCGGGCGGGGCCGCTCGCGCTGGCGGCGTTCCTGGCGTACCTGCCGTTCGTGCTGCTCGACGCGTTCCCGCTGACGGACGCGCAGGGGCTGGTGACGACGGCGTTGTGGCTGGGGCTGCTACGGCTGCTCGCCGCGGAGGAGCGCGCGTAG